A window from Vicinamibacterales bacterium encodes these proteins:
- the aat gene encoding leucyl/phenylalanyl-tRNA--protein transferase — MISADTLLTAYASGWFPMAYAPGDIRWYSPDPRGIIPLDAFHAPRRLARTVRQSRFEVRVDSDFRGVISACASRRDADGNWIDDEILESYCALHDVGFAHSVETWQDGALVGGLYGVALKGAFFGESMFHRERDASKVALSALVDRLRARGFVLLDTQWVTDHLLQFGAIEIPRRRYLRLLDQALRVDAAF; from the coding sequence GTGATTTCCGCCGACACGCTGCTGACCGCGTACGCCAGCGGCTGGTTTCCCATGGCCTACGCGCCCGGCGACATCCGCTGGTACTCGCCCGATCCGCGCGGGATCATTCCGCTCGACGCCTTCCACGCCCCGCGCCGGCTGGCGCGGACGGTACGGCAGTCGCGCTTCGAGGTGCGAGTGGACTCCGACTTCCGCGGCGTCATCAGCGCATGCGCGTCGCGCCGCGACGCCGACGGCAACTGGATAGACGACGAGATCCTCGAAAGCTACTGCGCGCTGCACGACGTCGGCTTCGCCCACTCGGTCGAGACCTGGCAGGACGGCGCGCTGGTCGGCGGGCTGTACGGCGTGGCGCTGAAAGGGGCGTTCTTCGGCGAATCGATGTTCCACCGCGAGCGCGACGCCTCCAAGGTGGCGCTGAGCGCGCTGGTCGATCGCCTGCGCGCGCGCGGCTTCGTGCTGCTCGACACCCAGTGGGTGACCGACCACCTGCTGCAGTTCGGCGCGATCGAGATACCGCGCCGCCGCTACCTGCGACTGCTCGATCAGGCGCTGCGCGTCGACGCGGCGTTCTGA
- a CDS encoding rhomboid family intramembrane serine protease, whose product MFRQKTGSVVCASCGSLVGVNDDKCYTCGRRNPGLWGFGPVLRRFGNDLGFVSLILYGSIAVYFLSLVLTVLAGGNLLGGSAFSILGPAPGINYLLGASGARPVFYDGRWWTLLSAGWLHAGALHILFNMMWVRDLGPAVAEMYGAARMVIIYTIGCIGGFLLTSLLGAYFPFIPFLSGAYQSVGASAPIFGLLGALVHYGRRGGSSLVGSTALNFAITAGIFGLIMPGIDNSAHLGGFIGGYLASMWLDPLKPERMDHFIIAALCLLATALAVIASIGSTVLRVLASNA is encoded by the coding sequence ATGTTCCGCCAGAAAACGGGCTCCGTCGTCTGCGCCTCGTGCGGCTCGCTGGTCGGGGTGAACGACGACAAGTGCTACACCTGCGGGCGGCGCAATCCCGGCCTGTGGGGCTTCGGTCCCGTGCTGCGGCGGTTCGGCAACGATCTCGGCTTCGTCTCGCTGATTCTCTACGGCTCGATTGCCGTGTATTTCCTTTCGCTGGTGCTGACGGTTCTCGCGGGCGGAAACCTGCTCGGCGGCAGCGCGTTCTCGATTCTCGGCCCCGCCCCTGGAATCAACTATCTCCTCGGCGCGTCCGGGGCGCGGCCGGTGTTCTACGACGGGCGGTGGTGGACGCTCCTCAGCGCCGGCTGGCTGCACGCCGGCGCGCTCCACATCCTCTTCAACATGATGTGGGTGCGCGATCTCGGACCCGCCGTGGCCGAGATGTACGGCGCCGCGCGGATGGTGATCATCTACACCATCGGATGCATCGGCGGGTTTCTGCTGACGTCGCTGCTGGGCGCCTATTTCCCGTTCATCCCGTTCCTGTCCGGGGCGTACCAGTCGGTCGGCGCGTCCGCGCCCATCTTCGGCCTGCTCGGCGCGCTGGTTCACTACGGACGCCGCGGCGGCAGCAGTCTGGTGGGGTCGACGGCGTTGAACTTCGCGATCACGGCCGGCATCTTCGGTCTGATCATGCCCGGGATCGACAACTCCGCTCACCTCGGCGGCTTCATCGGCGGGTATCTCGCCAGCATGTGGCTCGATCCATTGAAGCCGGAGCGCATGGATCACTTCATCATCGCCGCGCTGTGCCTGCTGGCGACCGCTCTGGCCGTGATCGCCTCGATCGGCAGCACGGTGCTGCGAGTCCTCGCCTCGAATGCGTAA
- a CDS encoding 2Fe-2S iron-sulfur cluster-binding protein, whose protein sequence is MPRLTVEGHAPVDVEAGKRLVLAIEQDAKVDVLHACGGNARCTTCRVQFLDGEPDRMTVAEKQVLAARGHVGVRLSCQITCDHDMTVRAVSRLEGSGRPDPGPTPLPTIHPPPEWIPAR, encoded by the coding sequence ATGCCCAGATTGACGGTTGAAGGTCATGCGCCGGTGGACGTCGAAGCCGGCAAGCGGCTCGTGCTCGCGATCGAGCAGGACGCCAAGGTCGACGTGCTCCACGCCTGCGGCGGCAACGCCCGGTGTACGACGTGCCGCGTCCAGTTTCTCGACGGAGAGCCCGACCGGATGACGGTCGCGGAGAAGCAGGTGCTCGCCGCGCGCGGCCACGTCGGGGTGCGCCTGTCCTGCCAGATCACGTGCGATCACGACATGACGGTCCGCGCGGTCAGCCGCCTCGAGGGCAGCGGCCGCCCCGATCCCGGTCCGACCCCGCTGCCAACCATTCATCCGCCGCCGGAGTGGATCCCGGCCCGATAA
- a CDS encoding NAD-dependent epimerase/dehydratase family protein: MRKPVVVITGAGGEIGHGLINRLAERGDRRIVTIDVSRLDDSIARKVDREITGSITDVALLERLMAEFEVDLIFHLAALLSTRSEFTPVAAHQVNVEGTLHLLEFAQHEAESHGRPVVFLYPSSIAAYGLPDLATKNSAGKVKEDDYLHPTTMYGCNKLYCEMLGNYYARHYKQLAAEVASGKVDFRCVRFPGLISAVTVPSGGTSDYAPEMIHAAAKGEPYGCFVRPDTRIPFMAMPDGVDALLTLAAAPRDRLQRTAYNVGAFSPAAEEIRGVVTRAFPNAAVSWSPDRKRQAIVDSWPADVDDAAARRDWGFAPRYDFARAFSEYLIPTIRKRYA, encoded by the coding sequence ATGCGTAAACCGGTCGTCGTCATCACCGGGGCCGGCGGCGAGATCGGCCACGGCCTCATCAACCGGCTTGCCGAGCGCGGCGACCGGCGCATCGTCACCATCGACGTCTCGCGTCTGGACGACTCGATCGCCCGGAAGGTCGATCGCGAGATCACGGGCTCGATCACGGACGTCGCGCTGCTCGAGCGGCTCATGGCGGAGTTCGAGGTGGACCTGATCTTCCATCTCGCCGCGCTGCTGTCGACCCGATCCGAGTTCACGCCCGTCGCCGCGCACCAGGTCAACGTCGAGGGCACGCTGCACCTGCTCGAATTCGCGCAGCACGAAGCGGAATCGCACGGCCGCCCCGTCGTCTTTCTGTATCCGTCGTCGATTGCCGCGTACGGATTGCCGGATCTCGCCACCAAGAACAGCGCCGGGAAGGTCAAGGAAGACGACTACCTGCATCCGACGACGATGTACGGGTGCAACAAGCTGTATTGCGAGATGCTGGGCAATTACTACGCGCGGCACTACAAACAGCTGGCGGCGGAGGTGGCGAGCGGGAAGGTGGATTTCCGGTGCGTGCGGTTCCCGGGACTGATCTCCGCGGTGACGGTGCCGTCGGGAGGGACGTCCGACTACGCGCCCGAGATGATTCACGCCGCGGCGAAAGGGGAGCCGTACGGCTGTTTCGTCCGGCCCGACACGCGGATTCCATTCATGGCCATGCCGGACGGCGTGGACGCGCTGCTGACGCTCGCCGCCGCGCCGCGCGACCGCCTGCAGCGGACCGCCTACAACGTGGGCGCATTCAGTCCGGCGGCGGAAGAGATCCGCGGCGTGGTCACCCGGGCGTTCCCGAATGCCGCGGTCTCGTGGAGCCCGGATCGCAAGCGCCAGGCGATCGTCGATTCATGGCCGGCGGACGTCGACGACGCTGCCGCACGCCGCGACTGGGGCTTCGCCCCCCGCTACGACTTCGCGCGCGCGTTCAGCGAGTATCTGATTCCGACGATCAGGAAGCGGTACGCGTAG
- a CDS encoding SulP family inorganic anion transporter: MPASVRALRVYSWPTFAADIGAGVTVGLVALPLAMAFAIASGLPPEAGIYCAIVTGFLISAFGGSRFQIGGPTGAFVVVIAGIVTTHGVNGLFMVTMMAGVILVALGVTGMGTAVKYLPRPVVIGFTNGIAVLIASTQIRDFFGLQIASVPSEFAARIETLVGSAGTFSPAAAAFGVVSLAGMILLRRWLPRVPGAIVALVLGTAAALLTGAGIETVGSRFGGIPSGLPRLEIPEFQAALIPALIRPAITVALLGAIESLLSAVVADRMGGDRHNPNTELVAQGIANIASPLFGGLPATGAIARTATNIRSGARTPVSGMLHAVTLLVVLLVAAPLARFIPMPVLAAILLMVSWNMGEWHEIPKVLRLTKTDIAVWAVTFALTVFADLTLAVEVGMTLAALTFIRRVAVTTTVSKVTPKFLETARVHGLHDKSIPTYLSVFKIQGPFLFGAADNLGVITAQLDALPDIVILRLRYMTAIDGTGLRALEDLADRLRATGRTLIVCGARDQPAAVMTQARFHAHLGDENICPDIASALRRAAELHASKAA; this comes from the coding sequence ATGCCCGCCTCCGTGCGGGCGCTGCGCGTCTATTCCTGGCCGACGTTCGCCGCGGATATCGGCGCGGGCGTCACGGTCGGCCTGGTAGCGCTGCCGCTGGCGATGGCCTTCGCGATCGCCTCGGGGCTCCCCCCTGAAGCCGGCATTTACTGCGCCATCGTCACCGGCTTCCTCATCTCCGCGTTCGGCGGTTCGCGCTTCCAGATCGGCGGGCCCACCGGCGCCTTCGTCGTCGTCATCGCCGGCATCGTCACCACCCACGGCGTCAACGGACTGTTCATGGTGACGATGATGGCGGGCGTGATCCTGGTCGCGCTCGGCGTCACCGGCATGGGGACCGCGGTCAAGTACCTGCCGCGGCCGGTCGTGATCGGCTTCACCAACGGCATCGCCGTGCTGATCGCGAGCACGCAAATCCGGGACTTCTTCGGCCTGCAGATCGCGAGCGTGCCGTCCGAGTTCGCGGCGCGGATCGAGACGCTGGTCGGGAGCGCCGGCACGTTCTCGCCGGCTGCCGCCGCCTTCGGCGTCGTCTCGCTGGCCGGAATGATCCTGTTGCGGCGCTGGCTGCCGAGGGTTCCGGGCGCGATCGTCGCGCTCGTCCTCGGCACGGCGGCGGCGCTGCTGACCGGCGCCGGCATCGAGACCGTGGGCAGCCGGTTCGGCGGGATCCCGTCCGGCCTGCCTCGCCTGGAAATTCCCGAGTTCCAGGCAGCCCTCATCCCCGCGTTGATCCGGCCGGCGATCACGGTCGCGCTGCTCGGCGCGATCGAATCATTGCTCTCCGCCGTCGTCGCCGATCGCATGGGCGGCGACCGCCACAATCCGAACACCGAACTGGTGGCGCAGGGGATCGCCAACATCGCCTCGCCGCTGTTCGGCGGCCTGCCCGCGACGGGCGCCATCGCCCGTACCGCGACCAACATCCGCTCCGGCGCGCGGACCCCGGTGTCCGGCATGCTCCACGCCGTGACACTGCTCGTCGTGCTGCTCGTCGCCGCGCCGCTGGCGAGGTTCATTCCGATGCCCGTGCTCGCGGCGATTCTGCTCATGGTGTCGTGGAACATGGGCGAGTGGCACGAGATCCCGAAGGTGCTGCGGCTGACCAAGACCGACATCGCCGTCTGGGCGGTCACGTTCGCGCTGACGGTATTCGCCGATCTCACGCTGGCCGTCGAGGTCGGCATGACCCTGGCGGCGCTGACGTTCATCCGCCGCGTCGCCGTGACGACGACGGTATCCAAGGTCACGCCGAAGTTCCTCGAGACGGCGCGGGTGCACGGCCTCCACGACAAGTCGATCCCGACGTATCTCAGCGTGTTCAAGATCCAGGGGCCGTTCCTGTTCGGCGCGGCCGACAACCTCGGGGTGATCACCGCGCAGCTCGACGCGCTGCCGGACATCGTCATTCTGCGTCTGCGCTACATGACGGCGATCGACGGCACGGGGCTGCGCGCGCTCGAGGATCTCGCGGATCGCCTGCGGGCGACGGGGCGGACGCTGATCGTCTGCGGCGCGCGCGATCAGCCGGCCGCCGTGATGACGCAGGCCCGTTTCCACGCGCACCTCGGGGACGAGAACATCTGTCCGGACATCGCGTCCGCGCTGCGCCGGGCGGCGGAGCTGCACGCCTCGAAGGCGGCGTGA
- a CDS encoding acyl-CoA dehydrogenase family protein, with protein sequence MAVTSGSILTDTLLESCRQRAAGYDRDNRFCQEDFDELKAAGYLKLTLPKEFGGMGYTLNQYTREARRLASYAPATALCLNMHHYWVGTAADSWRAGDKSVGFILEDAGAGEVFAAGHAESGNETSIVMSVTKAEKVPGGYKFTGRKSFGSLTPVWTRLGVHGLDASDPQNPKVVHGFLPRNTPGVTIKETWDVMGMRATRSDDTVLEGAFVPDKYIARVVPAGLAGADYFVLSIFAWALMGFGNIYYGLARRMLELSIEQVKSKGSLAMTRSMAHHPHVQTGIADMVIGLEAIGAQLESVTQDWSNGVQHPDWPIKIVAAKYNAVETAYKIADTALDVSGGFGMFKKSEMERLFRDARCGRFHPANSSLTHELLGKLALGINPDDPQRWG encoded by the coding sequence ATGGCGGTCACGTCGGGTTCCATTCTCACGGACACGCTCCTCGAGAGCTGCCGGCAGCGCGCCGCCGGCTACGATCGCGACAACCGGTTCTGCCAGGAGGACTTCGACGAGCTCAAGGCGGCGGGCTACCTGAAGCTCACGCTGCCGAAGGAGTTCGGCGGGATGGGCTACACGCTGAACCAGTACACGCGGGAGGCGCGGCGGCTGGCCAGCTACGCGCCCGCGACGGCCCTGTGCCTCAACATGCACCACTACTGGGTCGGCACCGCGGCCGACAGCTGGCGCGCAGGCGACAAGTCGGTCGGCTTCATCCTCGAAGACGCCGGCGCGGGTGAAGTCTTCGCCGCCGGCCACGCCGAGAGCGGCAACGAGACGTCGATCGTGATGTCGGTCACGAAGGCCGAGAAAGTCCCCGGCGGCTACAAGTTCACCGGGCGGAAGTCGTTCGGCAGCCTGACGCCGGTGTGGACCCGCCTCGGCGTCCACGGCCTCGACGCGAGCGACCCGCAGAACCCGAAAGTGGTCCACGGCTTCCTGCCGCGGAACACGCCCGGCGTCACCATCAAGGAAACGTGGGACGTGATGGGCATGCGCGCGACGCGCAGCGACGACACCGTGCTCGAGGGGGCGTTCGTGCCCGACAAGTACATCGCGCGCGTCGTCCCGGCCGGACTCGCCGGGGCCGATTACTTCGTGCTGTCGATCTTCGCCTGGGCGCTGATGGGGTTCGGCAACATCTATTACGGGCTCGCCAGGCGGATGCTGGAGCTCTCGATCGAGCAGGTCAAGAGCAAGGGCTCGCTCGCGATGACGCGCTCGATGGCGCACCACCCGCACGTGCAGACCGGGATCGCCGACATGGTGATCGGCCTGGAAGCGATCGGCGCGCAGCTCGAATCGGTGACGCAGGACTGGTCCAACGGCGTGCAGCATCCCGACTGGCCGATCAAGATCGTGGCGGCGAAGTACAACGCCGTCGAGACGGCCTACAAGATCGCCGACACCGCGCTCGACGTGTCCGGCGGATTCGGCATGTTCAAGAAGAGCGAGATGGAGCGCCTGTTCCGCGACGCGCGCTGCGGCCGCTTCCACCCGGCGAATTCCTCACTCACCCACGAACTGCTCGGCAAGCTGGCGTTGGGGATCAATCCGGACGATCCACAGCGCTGGGGCTGA
- the apaG gene encoding Co2+/Mg2+ efflux protein ApaG, which yields MFTSEAITRGIKVYVESEYAPERSQPSQNQWFFLYTITISNEGTETAQLLTRHWIITDGTGRVEEVRGPGVVGKQPVLAPGDSFTYTSGCPLATPFGVMEGTYQMVNASGEAFDVKIAPFTLSEPYTVH from the coding sequence ATGTTCACGTCCGAGGCGATCACCCGGGGCATCAAGGTTTACGTGGAATCCGAGTATGCGCCGGAGCGATCCCAGCCCTCGCAGAATCAATGGTTCTTCCTCTACACGATCACGATCTCCAACGAGGGCACGGAAACCGCGCAGCTGCTCACCCGCCACTGGATCATCACCGACGGGACCGGGCGTGTCGAGGAGGTGCGCGGACCCGGGGTGGTCGGCAAGCAGCCGGTCCTCGCGCCGGGAGACTCGTTCACCTATACCTCGGGATGTCCGCTCGCCACGCCCTTCGGCGTGATGGAAGGCACCTACCAGATGGTCAATGCGAGCGGCGAGGCGTTCGACGTCAAGATCGCCCCCTTCACCCTCAGCGAGCCTTACACCGTCCACTGA
- a CDS encoding universal stress protein produces the protein MHRDRAMEMNSIRRVLLHGSSDEAFDASARFAARLVEKFGAELHVVYIVEQPLSAGWTAEMAADKLPELHQGIEAEARERLARLLPAGQDSVVVAIRTGDAADELIRYTTENLIDLAIVQGGDRHVHALLDKGRCALLVLRK, from the coding sequence ATGCATCGCGATCGGGCGATGGAGATGAACAGCATCCGGCGGGTGCTGCTGCACGGCAGCAGCGATGAAGCGTTCGACGCGTCGGCGCGGTTCGCGGCGCGGCTGGTGGAAAAGTTCGGCGCGGAGCTGCACGTCGTCTACATCGTCGAGCAGCCGTTGTCGGCGGGATGGACGGCAGAGATGGCGGCCGACAAGCTGCCCGAACTGCATCAGGGGATCGAGGCCGAGGCGCGCGAACGGCTCGCACGGCTGCTGCCGGCGGGACAGGACTCGGTCGTCGTCGCCATCCGCACCGGCGACGCGGCGGACGAGCTGATCCGTTACACGACGGAGAACCTGATCGACCTCGCGATCGTTCAGGGCGGCGACCGGCACGTCCACGCGCTGCTCGACAAAGGGCGCTGCGCGCTCCTGGTTCTGCGGAAGTAG
- a CDS encoding aconitase family protein produces MHTIQPARLRAGVSTADIPDHSRDGAAAHDDRLIRGRALIFWDPASPTPKKRDAIDTDQITPAADCVSESLETLDERWKAGSFRYLMPDFRARVHRGETFVIAGDRFAIGSSREMSPAGLKGVAEEAGLQMVVVCGHNMGDIFRRNAFNLGLHVVQSPDAVADAQDGDELTFDPLTRRLANVTRGKTYEPVPLSPKEEEIRRGGGIFEVGRREFRASVATAPSIDWADPDAARGMTTTEQIVWAHRVDKDLKPSDLRPGTTLRVYADLLPASDGTAPFAIHTFNQITGGNTIYPRQAAIANDHFVFTGSAVDDKQTGIGREFARRQAMVKPYYATPGDGIFHFYFPEQGLVMPGQFIPGADSHSRAYGAYGAVGIGVGSTTLGFGWATGYIYFTLARARRVRFDGRLQPWVSGKDIVLELLRRWGAKQSQGMSVELVDANRQLPIAYRNTIANMMAEAEALNGIFAPDETTCEWFRQKGLTALPYPPIAPGSEARYEIDEAFDLSAVRPMIAKPFSPGNAFPAEEVARERITFDKAMIGSCTNGSYDDLLQAALVMRAARRTGATRVDREFRIFPGSGGVGRQIEQPDPRLGGESIAQVFRAAGGEIRQSWCGPCFGQGPDALTAGQRAITSFNRNWQNRMGLGGEGYLASPAVVAASALVGYMAPPSELGLTWDPDQFGA; encoded by the coding sequence ATGCACACCATCCAGCCCGCGAGATTGAGGGCGGGCGTCTCCACGGCGGACATTCCCGACCACAGCCGTGACGGCGCGGCGGCGCACGACGATCGGCTGATCCGAGGCCGCGCGCTGATCTTCTGGGATCCCGCCAGTCCCACGCCGAAGAAGCGCGACGCGATCGATACCGATCAGATCACGCCCGCCGCCGACTGCGTGTCGGAGAGTCTCGAGACGCTGGACGAGCGCTGGAAGGCGGGATCGTTCCGCTACCTGATGCCGGATTTCCGCGCCCGCGTGCATCGCGGCGAGACGTTCGTCATTGCCGGCGACCGCTTCGCGATCGGATCCTCGCGCGAGATGAGCCCGGCCGGTTTGAAAGGGGTCGCCGAGGAAGCCGGCCTGCAGATGGTGGTGGTCTGCGGCCACAACATGGGCGACATCTTCCGCCGCAACGCCTTCAACCTCGGCCTGCACGTCGTGCAGAGTCCGGACGCGGTCGCCGACGCGCAGGACGGCGACGAGCTCACGTTCGATCCGCTGACCCGCCGGCTCGCGAACGTGACCCGGGGAAAGACCTACGAGCCGGTCCCGCTCTCCCCGAAGGAAGAGGAGATCCGCCGCGGCGGCGGCATCTTCGAGGTGGGCCGCCGCGAGTTCCGCGCGTCGGTGGCGACGGCGCCGTCGATCGACTGGGCCGATCCCGACGCCGCGCGCGGCATGACGACGACAGAGCAGATCGTCTGGGCGCACCGCGTCGACAAGGATCTGAAGCCGTCGGATCTCAGGCCGGGCACCACGCTGCGGGTGTATGCCGATCTGCTGCCGGCGTCCGACGGCACGGCTCCGTTCGCCATCCATACGTTCAACCAGATCACGGGCGGGAACACCATCTACCCGCGGCAGGCGGCCATCGCCAACGATCACTTCGTCTTCACCGGCAGCGCCGTGGACGACAAACAGACCGGCATCGGCCGCGAGTTCGCGCGCCGGCAGGCGATGGTGAAGCCGTACTACGCGACGCCGGGCGACGGCATCTTCCACTTCTATTTTCCCGAACAGGGGCTGGTGATGCCGGGACAGTTCATTCCCGGCGCCGATTCGCACAGCCGCGCCTACGGCGCCTACGGCGCCGTCGGCATCGGCGTCGGATCGACGACGCTCGGGTTCGGCTGGGCGACCGGCTACATCTATTTCACGCTCGCCAGGGCGCGCCGCGTCCGCTTCGACGGACGCCTGCAGCCGTGGGTCAGCGGCAAGGACATCGTCCTCGAGCTGCTGCGCCGCTGGGGCGCGAAGCAGTCGCAGGGCATGTCAGTGGAGCTGGTCGACGCCAATCGGCAACTGCCGATCGCGTATCGCAACACGATCGCCAACATGATGGCGGAGGCCGAGGCGTTGAACGGGATCTTCGCGCCCGACGAGACGACCTGCGAGTGGTTCCGGCAGAAGGGGCTCACCGCGCTGCCGTATCCGCCGATCGCGCCCGGGAGCGAGGCGCGCTACGAGATCGACGAAGCGTTCGATCTGTCCGCGGTGCGGCCGATGATCGCCAAGCCGTTCAGCCCCGGCAACGCGTTTCCCGCCGAGGAGGTCGCCCGCGAGCGCATCACCTTCGACAAGGCGATGATCGGCTCGTGCACGAACGGGAGCTATGACGACCTGCTGCAGGCGGCGCTCGTCATGCGCGCGGCACGCCGGACGGGGGCCACCAGAGTGGATCGCGAGTTCCGCATCTTCCCGGGCTCGGGAGGCGTCGGACGTCAGATCGAGCAGCCCGACCCGCGCCTGGGCGGCGAGTCGATCGCGCAGGTGTTCCGGGCGGCCGGCGGAGAGATCCGGCAATCCTGGTGCGGCCCGTGCTTCGGCCAGGGACCGGACGCGCTGACCGCCGGCCAGCGCGCCATCACCTCGTTCAACCGCAACTGGCAGAACCGCATGGGGCTCGGCGGCGAAGGCTATCTCGCCAGCCCCGCGGTCGTCGCCGCGTCCGCGCTCGTCGGCTACATGGCACCGCCAAGCGAGCTGGGACTCACCTGGGACCCCGACCAGTTCGGAGCCTAG
- a CDS encoding NAD-dependent epimerase/dehydratase family protein, whose amino-acid sequence MRVLVTGGTGYLGSAIVRALARGGHEPIVFARQAPLAALPGRMLRGDVRDTRAVTAAAAEADAICHTAALVARWRRDPSEFDAINVGGLQSVLSAARELQIPRVVYTSSFLALPPADSPQVLTANHYQRTKVAARDVARRAAAEGVPVVTLYPGVIYGPGPATEGDLVGRLMRDHLRGRLAAAIGPERLWSFAFVDDVAEAHVAALTHPSPGREYVAGGVNAPQRSIYEFLRDALGRALPRRMPAALAVAAAIANEAYASLRRRPPLLDRGVVQIFQHDWSLDSSPAEADLGLRMTPLTEGLARTLAAL is encoded by the coding sequence ATGCGGGTGCTGGTCACAGGCGGCACCGGATATCTGGGGTCGGCGATCGTGCGGGCGCTGGCGCGCGGCGGACACGAACCGATCGTGTTCGCGCGTCAGGCTCCCCTCGCGGCGCTGCCCGGCCGGATGCTCCGGGGCGACGTTCGCGACACTCGCGCCGTGACGGCCGCCGCGGCAGAGGCGGATGCGATCTGCCACACGGCGGCGCTGGTGGCGCGGTGGCGCCGGGATCCGTCCGAGTTCGACGCGATCAATGTCGGCGGGCTCCAGTCGGTGCTTTCCGCCGCCCGCGAACTGCAGATCCCGCGCGTCGTCTACACGTCCTCGTTCCTGGCGCTGCCGCCCGCCGACAGCCCGCAGGTCCTCACGGCGAATCACTACCAGCGCACGAAGGTGGCGGCCCGCGACGTGGCGCGGCGCGCGGCCGCGGAAGGCGTGCCGGTGGTCACGCTGTATCCCGGTGTGATCTACGGTCCGGGGCCGGCGACCGAAGGCGATCTCGTCGGGCGGCTCATGCGCGATCACCTGCGCGGGCGTCTGGCCGCGGCGATCGGCCCGGAGCGCCTGTGGTCGTTCGCCTTCGTGGACGACGTCGCAGAGGCGCACGTCGCCGCCCTCACCCATCCGTCTCCGGGACGGGAATACGTCGCCGGCGGGGTCAACGCCCCGCAGCGCTCGATTTACGAGTTCCTGCGGGACGCGCTCGGCCGCGCCCTGCCGCGGCGGATGCCGGCCGCGCTGGCCGTCGCGGCGGCAATCGCGAACGAGGCGTACGCGTCGCTGCGCCGGCGGCCGCCGCTGCTCGACCGCGGCGTGGTGCAGATCTTCCAGCACGACTGGTCGCTGGACAGCAGCCCGGCGGAAGCGGATCTGGGTCTACGGATGACTCCGCTGACCGAGGGACTGGCGCGCACGCTGGCGGCGCTGTAA